The Streptomyces sp. NBC_01244 genome contains a region encoding:
- a CDS encoding S8 family serine peptidase: protein MARSDTRRASRSPLRALRAGLAALTAALLLPLGAGVAAAAPDPGPTPGTAERKIEASLRAQLDGSAKAVFWVYLDSAADLTSAGGQQTRTAKAETVLRLKKDHAARSQAEVIKALDGAKAEYTSYWIVNAVRVVGTEKLAGALAQRPEVSRIDADDKVDLPKPAEGKREKAAADAVEWNIDRIKAPQVWEQLGVRGEGIVVANIDSGVDHTHPAVANQYRGKSADGTYDHNYNWFDPAGVCPTAAPCDNNDHGTHTMGTMVGDDGGANKTGVAPGAKWIAAKGCETTSCSEASLLAAGQWIVAPTDLNGQNPRPDLAPHIVNNSWGGTGGDTWYQQIVDTWRAAGIFPAFSNGNSGPGCTTSGSPGDYQSSYSSGAFDINGAIASFSSRGAGPGGIVKPNIAAPGVNVRSSVPGGYASFSGTSMASPHTAAAVALLWSAAPALEGDIAQTTALLDGTALDTDSSQCGGTAADNNVFGEGKLDVLAAVLAAPRGAIGALGGTVRSGGQPVAGVKVVADGPIDRTTTTEADGTYRFTALSVGDYALTASKFGYGQQGATVSVTENATATGDIDLVQADSGKLTGTVSSAAGPVAGAAVTVADTPVTATTDAQGRFEVTLPHGTYDVNATHSSRCLSGGTAKVTLAGDTTVAVTLPERTDTYGYACATSGTGPYQPGDRQLALTGDNTTERVDLPFPLPLYGKTYGQAWIGTNGTVSFGGNNTGDINGDIPSAATPNAALYPFWDDLVVGAAGSGSGVFTAVTGTAPHRSYVIEWREVSHWSAQSDKFSFSAAIGEDGSVRYTYKGTGGTGIKGGSTATVGVENATGTDAYRYSFNTPVISDGLSVSFRTTKSGVVAGRVLDANDGNGVAGATVTVGTGTTAVSATTAADGGYVVQSPSGARELTLTAAQYEPVTATVDVKPADVTAATRSLRTGKVTPAKPAVEIVLPPGQKRTRTLDLTNPGLGTAFSAAEEAAWLTVTPGSGDLPTGGKAPLTLSVDTTGLTPGTVLTADLKITSASGRTPVLTVPVKLVVPRYQVALDAGATGASTDALGDGWSPDRKYTAGSYGYQGNGSTQSTSRTITGTDDQKLFRNAREGMYEYRFDNVPNGTYTVELGFAELSSTKPNRRVFDVLAEGTQVLPSLDISLEAGTYTALTRSYTVTVTDGVLNVRFVTHAGFGKPLLNSLRVTDRPDKS, encoded by the coding sequence GTGGCACGAAGCGACACCCGACGAGCCTCCCGCTCACCATTACGAGCCCTGCGCGCAGGGCTCGCAGCCCTCACCGCGGCCCTGCTGCTGCCCCTGGGCGCGGGCGTGGCCGCCGCCGCGCCCGACCCCGGACCCACCCCGGGCACGGCCGAGCGCAAGATCGAAGCCAGTCTCCGCGCCCAGCTCGACGGCTCCGCGAAGGCCGTCTTCTGGGTCTACCTCGACAGCGCCGCCGACCTCACCTCCGCAGGCGGGCAGCAGACCCGCACGGCGAAGGCGGAAACGGTTCTGCGTCTGAAGAAGGACCATGCCGCGCGCAGCCAGGCCGAGGTGATCAAGGCTCTGGACGGTGCGAAGGCCGAGTACACCTCGTACTGGATCGTCAACGCCGTCCGCGTCGTCGGCACCGAGAAGCTCGCCGGGGCCCTGGCCCAGCGCCCCGAGGTCTCCCGGATCGACGCCGACGACAAGGTCGACCTGCCGAAGCCGGCGGAAGGCAAGCGGGAGAAGGCCGCGGCCGACGCCGTCGAGTGGAACATCGACCGGATCAAGGCACCGCAGGTCTGGGAGCAGCTCGGCGTGCGCGGCGAGGGCATCGTCGTCGCCAACATCGACAGCGGCGTCGACCACACCCACCCGGCCGTGGCCAACCAGTACCGCGGCAAGAGCGCCGACGGCACCTACGACCACAACTACAACTGGTTCGACCCGGCCGGGGTCTGCCCCACCGCGGCCCCCTGCGACAACAACGACCACGGCACCCACACGATGGGCACCATGGTCGGCGACGACGGCGGCGCCAACAAGACCGGTGTCGCCCCGGGCGCGAAGTGGATCGCGGCCAAGGGCTGTGAGACCACCTCCTGCTCCGAGGCCTCCCTCCTCGCCGCCGGCCAGTGGATCGTCGCGCCGACCGACCTCAACGGCCAGAACCCGCGGCCCGACCTGGCCCCGCACATCGTCAACAACTCCTGGGGCGGCACGGGCGGCGACACCTGGTACCAGCAGATCGTCGACACCTGGCGCGCGGCCGGCATCTTCCCGGCCTTCTCCAACGGCAACTCCGGCCCCGGCTGCACCACCAGCGGCTCGCCCGGCGACTACCAGAGCTCCTACAGCTCCGGAGCCTTCGACATCAACGGCGCGATCGCCTCGTTCTCCTCGCGCGGCGCGGGCCCCGGCGGCATCGTCAAGCCGAACATCGCCGCCCCCGGCGTGAACGTGCGCTCCTCCGTCCCCGGCGGCTACGCGTCCTTCTCCGGCACCTCCATGGCCTCGCCGCACACGGCCGCGGCCGTGGCCCTGCTCTGGTCGGCCGCGCCCGCCCTCGAAGGCGACATCGCGCAGACCACTGCCCTGCTGGACGGCACCGCGCTGGACACCGACAGCAGCCAGTGCGGCGGCACCGCCGCCGACAACAACGTCTTCGGCGAAGGCAAGCTCGACGTCCTCGCCGCCGTCCTCGCCGCCCCGCGCGGCGCGATCGGCGCCCTCGGCGGCACCGTGCGCTCCGGCGGGCAGCCCGTCGCCGGCGTGAAGGTCGTCGCCGACGGCCCGATCGACCGTACGACGACCACCGAGGCCGACGGCACGTACCGCTTCACCGCCCTGTCCGTGGGCGACTACGCGCTGACCGCCTCGAAGTTCGGCTACGGGCAGCAGGGCGCGACCGTATCGGTGACCGAGAACGCCACCGCGACGGGCGACATCGACCTCGTCCAGGCGGACTCCGGGAAGCTCACGGGCACCGTCTCCTCGGCCGCGGGCCCCGTGGCCGGCGCCGCGGTGACCGTCGCGGACACCCCGGTGACCGCGACCACCGACGCGCAGGGCCGCTTCGAGGTCACCCTGCCGCACGGCACGTACGACGTGAACGCCACCCACTCCTCGCGCTGCCTCAGCGGCGGCACGGCCAAGGTCACCCTCGCCGGGGACACCACCGTCGCGGTGACCCTCCCCGAACGCACCGACACCTACGGCTACGCCTGCGCCACCTCGGGCACCGGCCCGTACCAGCCGGGCGACCGGCAGCTCGCACTGACCGGCGACAACACCACCGAGCGCGTCGACCTGCCCTTCCCGCTGCCGCTGTACGGCAAGACGTACGGGCAGGCCTGGATCGGCACGAACGGCACCGTCAGCTTCGGCGGAAACAACACCGGCGACATCAACGGGGACATCCCGAGCGCGGCCACGCCCAACGCGGCGCTGTACCCGTTCTGGGACGACCTGGTCGTCGGGGCCGCCGGCAGCGGGTCCGGGGTCTTCACGGCGGTCACCGGCACGGCGCCGCACCGGAGCTACGTGATCGAGTGGCGAGAGGTCTCGCACTGGTCGGCGCAGTCCGACAAGTTCTCCTTCTCGGCGGCGATCGGTGAGGACGGCAGCGTCCGGTACACCTACAAGGGGACCGGCGGCACCGGCATCAAGGGCGGTTCCACCGCCACCGTCGGCGTGGAGAACGCCACCGGCACCGACGCCTACCGGTACTCCTTCAACACGCCCGTCATCAGCGACGGCCTGTCCGTCTCCTTCCGCACCACCAAGAGCGGTGTGGTGGCGGGCCGGGTGCTCGACGCGAACGACGGCAACGGGGTCGCCGGAGCCACGGTGACCGTCGGCACGGGCACCACCGCCGTCTCCGCCACCACCGCGGCCGACGGCGGGTACGTGGTCCAGAGCCCGTCCGGCGCCCGCGAACTCACCCTGACCGCCGCCCAGTACGAGCCGGTGACGGCCACCGTCGACGTCAAGCCGGCCGATGTCACAGCGGCCACCCGCTCCCTGCGCACCGGCAAGGTGACCCCGGCGAAACCGGCCGTGGAGATCGTCCTGCCGCCCGGCCAGAAGCGGACCCGGACCCTCGACCTCACCAACCCGGGTCTGGGCACGGCCTTCTCCGCGGCCGAGGAGGCGGCCTGGCTCACGGTGACCCCGGGCTCGGGTGACCTCCCCACGGGCGGGAAGGCCCCGCTCACCCTGTCCGTGGACACCACGGGCCTGACACCGGGCACCGTCCTCACGGCCGACCTGAAGATCACCTCGGCCAGCGGCCGGACCCCGGTGCTCACCGTCCCGGTCAAGCTCGTCGTCCCGCGCTACCAGGTCGCCCTGGACGCCGGCGCCACGGGCGCGAGCACGGACGCGCTGGGCGACGGCTGGTCCCCGGACCGCAAGTACACGGCGGGCTCCTACGGGTACCAGGGCAACGGTTCGACCCAGTCCACCAGCCGCACGATCACGGGCACGGACGACCAGAAGCTCTTCCGCAACGCCCGCGAGGGCATGTACGAATACCGCTTCGACAACGTCCCCAACGGCACCTACACCGTGGAACTGGGCTTCGCGGAGCTCTCCTCCACCAAGCCGAACAGGCGCGTCTTCGACGTCCTGGCGGAGGGCACGCAGGTGCTCCCCTCCCTGGACATCTCCCTGGAGGCGGGCACGTACACAGCCCTGACCCGCAGCTACACGGTCACGGTCACGGACGGAGTCCTGAACGTCCGCTTCGTCACCCACGCCGGCTTCGGCAAACCCCTGCTGAACTCCCTGCGCGTGACGGACCGCCCTGACAAGAGCTGA
- a CDS encoding agmatine deiminase family protein, with protein MSHLPPTRRTALRTFAGLGALAFGAAACGPSQSAPRSNAPEGSTQPSPAGSERRLGAEWESHTRTFMAWPALDAVWMEDLRYVREDIARIARAVGGYEEVVMMARPEQAAAAQRACGSEVEVIPLAVDDLWARDTVPVFVEEEGKVIGVDFNFNGWGNKQEHKNDGQVGRLLLQKYGIPRVKAPLVAEGGSFEADGEGTLLITESSIVNDNRNRGKSRDTIEAELKQTLGVETVVWLAGVRGEDITDAHVDSLVRFAAPGVVLLDRAHPNTPKDSWSRSADQAKSVLSKATDARGRKFEIIDLPQPDLDKITGEGDDFVSTYANFYIANDSVFMPKFGDRQADDRARGILQEHFPKRDIVPVAIDTIASGGGGIHCSTHDQPGKPAA; from the coding sequence GTGTCCCACCTGCCCCCCACGCGCCGGACCGCCCTCCGTACCTTCGCCGGGCTCGGTGCCCTCGCCTTCGGGGCCGCCGCCTGTGGTCCCTCGCAGAGCGCCCCGCGCTCCAACGCCCCCGAGGGCTCCACCCAGCCGTCCCCCGCCGGCTCCGAGCGACGGCTCGGCGCCGAATGGGAGAGCCACACCCGCACCTTCATGGCCTGGCCCGCCCTGGACGCGGTCTGGATGGAAGACCTGCGCTACGTCCGCGAGGACATCGCGCGGATCGCCCGGGCCGTCGGCGGGTACGAGGAGGTCGTCATGATGGCCCGGCCCGAGCAGGCGGCCGCCGCGCAGCGGGCCTGCGGCTCCGAGGTCGAGGTGATCCCGCTGGCCGTGGACGACCTGTGGGCCCGCGACACCGTCCCCGTCTTCGTCGAGGAGGAGGGCAAGGTCATCGGTGTCGACTTCAACTTCAACGGCTGGGGCAACAAGCAGGAGCACAAGAATGACGGCCAGGTCGGGCGCCTTCTGCTGCAGAAGTACGGGATCCCGCGGGTCAAGGCTCCGCTGGTGGCCGAGGGCGGCTCCTTCGAGGCCGACGGCGAGGGCACCCTGCTGATCACCGAGAGCTCGATCGTCAACGACAACCGCAACCGCGGCAAGAGCCGGGACACCATCGAGGCCGAGCTCAAGCAGACCCTGGGCGTCGAGACGGTGGTCTGGCTGGCCGGCGTACGCGGCGAGGACATCACCGACGCCCACGTGGACAGTCTCGTCCGGTTCGCCGCGCCCGGTGTCGTCCTGCTGGACCGCGCCCACCCGAACACCCCGAAGGATTCCTGGTCCCGCTCCGCCGACCAGGCGAAGTCGGTCCTCTCGAAGGCGACGGACGCCCGCGGCCGGAAGTTCGAGATCATCGACCTGCCGCAGCCCGACCTGGACAAGATCACGGGCGAGGGCGACGACTTCGTGTCGACCTACGCCAACTTCTACATCGCCAACGACTCCGTCTTCATGCCGAAGTTCGGGGACCGCCAGGCCGACGACCGGGCCCGCGGCATCCTGCAGGAGCACTTCCCCAAGCGGGACATCGTCCCCGTCGCGATCGACACGATCGCCTCGGGCGGCGGCGGCATCCACTGCTCGACCCACGACCAGCCCGGCAAGCCCGCCGCGTGA
- a CDS encoding serine/threonine-protein kinase, with translation MSEQHSGAQPARTALSAEDPREIGGYRLHARLGSGGMGVVYLAHTPGGRPIALKAVRRELASDPEFRRRFAQEVASTRRIHGLFTAQVIDSGVEDPTPWLATAYVSGPSLHEVVRRHGPLPTRTVLLLLAGIAEALQAIHGAGVVHRDLKPANVLLAQDGPRVIDFGIARAADAAALTGTGLRIGTAAFMAPEQALGHAATPATDVFALGTLAAYVACGIAPFGNGPESSALYRVVHEHPDLSRVPHELYGLVSWCLAKQPEDRPQPAEVIASVRAHPLVCGRPEFTDGWLPRPVRESSAAGATPPGPPLRRSRPPGPPPRHRARRAPPRPPPERASPERATPDRASRGRPSPGRTRVPEVPEPGPTDLHRHPSRQRRPSPGRAAARRAAGGGFRCSRPSS, from the coding sequence ATGTCCGAGCAGCACTCCGGCGCACAGCCGGCCCGTACGGCACTGTCCGCAGAGGATCCCCGGGAGATCGGCGGCTACCGCCTGCACGCCCGGCTCGGCTCCGGCGGCATGGGCGTGGTCTACCTGGCCCACACCCCCGGCGGCCGCCCCATCGCGCTCAAGGCCGTCCGCAGGGAACTCGCCTCCGATCCCGAGTTCCGCCGGCGGTTCGCCCAGGAGGTGGCCAGCACCCGCCGGATCCACGGCCTGTTCACCGCCCAGGTGATCGACTCCGGGGTCGAGGACCCCACGCCGTGGCTCGCCACCGCGTACGTGTCCGGCCCCTCGCTGCACGAGGTCGTACGGCGCCACGGGCCACTGCCGACCCGTACGGTCCTGCTGCTCCTCGCGGGCATAGCCGAGGCGCTCCAGGCGATCCACGGGGCGGGCGTCGTCCACCGCGACCTGAAGCCCGCCAACGTGCTGCTCGCGCAGGACGGTCCCCGGGTGATCGACTTCGGCATCGCCCGCGCGGCGGACGCCGCCGCGCTCACCGGTACGGGGCTGCGGATCGGCACGGCGGCCTTCATGGCGCCCGAGCAGGCGCTCGGCCATGCGGCGACGCCGGCGACGGACGTCTTCGCGCTCGGGACGCTGGCCGCGTACGTCGCGTGCGGGATCGCGCCCTTCGGGAACGGGCCGGAGTCCAGCGCCCTCTACCGGGTCGTCCACGAGCATCCCGACCTCAGCCGGGTGCCGCACGAGCTCTACGGCCTCGTCTCGTGGTGCCTCGCCAAGCAGCCCGAGGACCGTCCGCAGCCGGCCGAAGTCATCGCCTCCGTGCGGGCGCACCCCCTGGTGTGCGGGCGGCCGGAGTTCACCGACGGCTGGTTGCCCCGGCCCGTCCGGGAGAGCTCGGCGGCGGGGGCGACACCGCCTGGCCCGCCCCTGCGCCGTTCCAGGCCACCAGGACCGCCACCGCGCCATCGGGCCCGGCGGGCGCCGCCCCGGCCGCCCCCGGAGCGGGCTTCGCCGGAGCGGGCTACGCCGGACCGGGCTTCCCGGGGCCGGCCTTCCCCGGGCCGGACACGGGTTCCGGAGGTTCCGGAGCCTGGCCCGACGGACCTGCACCGGCACCCGTCCCGGCAACGCCGTCCCTCCCCGGGCAGGGCCGCGGCACGCCGGGCCGCGGGCGGCGGCTTCCGCTGCTCCCGACCCTCGTCGTGA
- a CDS encoding MFS transporter, producing the protein MTDPASPPPSPGVRLGTAQGRWIVLTTVLGSAMALLDSTVVNVALPSIGRDLGADLAVLQWTVNAYLLTLAGLILVGGALGDRFGRRRIFVLGVVWFAVASLLCGIAPNAGILIAARALQGIGGALLTPGSLALIQGSIHPGDRARAVGLWSGFGGVGAAVGPFLGGWLVDGPGWRWVFLLNVPVAALCVPIALRHVPESRDPAAHGRFDVAGAVLGAASLALLTYALIEARSGAALVVVSAVGGVLLAGVFVAVERRRADPMVPPDIFSSRQFTAVNLVTLCVYAAFGGFFFLVVLQLQVVSGYSALGAGAALLPTTALMLLLSARSAQLGERIGPRIPLTVGPLLCAAGMLLMLRVGPQASYVRDVLPALLVMGSGMAALVAPLTATVLSSVDPGRAGLASGINNAAARAAGLLAVAALPLLAGMGPDAYLSAGAFDASFGRAMLWCAGVLVAGAAVAWATVRSPAPGACHPQCRTNCAVTAPPLEPPGAAER; encoded by the coding sequence ATGACCGATCCCGCATCCCCGCCGCCCTCCCCCGGGGTCCGGCTCGGTACCGCGCAGGGCCGGTGGATCGTGCTGACCACCGTGCTCGGCTCCGCCATGGCGCTGCTCGACTCGACCGTGGTCAATGTGGCCCTGCCCAGCATCGGGCGGGATCTCGGCGCCGATCTGGCGGTGCTCCAGTGGACGGTCAACGCCTACCTGCTGACCCTCGCGGGCCTGATCCTGGTCGGCGGGGCGCTCGGGGACCGGTTCGGGCGGCGCCGGATCTTCGTGCTCGGGGTGGTGTGGTTCGCGGTCGCCTCGCTGCTGTGCGGGATCGCGCCGAACGCCGGGATCCTCATCGCCGCACGCGCCCTGCAGGGCATCGGCGGGGCACTGCTGACGCCCGGTTCCCTCGCGCTGATCCAGGGCTCGATCCATCCCGGCGACCGGGCCCGCGCGGTGGGGCTGTGGTCGGGGTTCGGCGGGGTGGGGGCCGCCGTGGGGCCGTTCCTGGGCGGCTGGCTGGTGGACGGGCCGGGCTGGCGCTGGGTGTTCCTGCTCAACGTGCCGGTGGCCGCGCTCTGCGTCCCGATCGCGCTGCGGCACGTACCGGAATCGCGGGATCCGGCGGCGCACGGGCGGTTCGACGTGGCCGGGGCGGTCCTCGGCGCGGCCTCGCTCGCCCTGCTGACCTACGCGCTCATCGAGGCCCGTTCCGGCGCCGCGCTCGTGGTGGTTTCGGCCGTCGGCGGCGTGCTGCTGGCCGGAGTGTTCGTGGCGGTCGAGCGGCGGCGGGCCGATCCGATGGTGCCGCCGGACATCTTCTCCTCCCGCCAGTTCACCGCCGTCAACCTGGTCACCCTGTGCGTGTACGCGGCCTTCGGCGGCTTCTTCTTCCTGGTGGTGCTCCAGCTCCAGGTGGTGTCCGGCTACTCCGCCCTCGGCGCCGGGGCCGCGCTGCTGCCCACCACGGCGCTGATGCTGCTGCTGTCGGCCCGGTCGGCGCAGCTCGGGGAGCGGATCGGCCCGCGCATCCCGCTGACCGTCGGGCCGCTGCTGTGCGCGGCGGGGATGCTGCTGATGCTGCGGGTGGGCCCGCAGGCCTCGTACGTACGGGACGTGCTGCCGGCGCTGCTGGTGATGGGCAGCGGCATGGCGGCCCTGGTGGCTCCGCTGACGGCGACCGTCCTGTCCTCGGTGGATCCCGGCCGGGCGGGCCTGGCCAGCGGCATCAACAACGCGGCCGCGCGCGCCGCCGGACTCCTCGCGGTGGCCGCGCTGCCGCTGCTGGCCGGGATGGGGCCGGACGCGTACCTCTCGGCCGGGGCCTTCGACGCGTCCTTCGGGCGGGCGATGCTGTGGTGCGCGGGGGTGCTGGTGGCCGGAGCCGCCGTGGCCTGGGCCACCGTACGCTCCCCCGCGCCCGGGGCCTGTCACCCGCAGTGCCGTACCAACTGCGCGGTGACCGCTCCGCCGCTCGAACCCCCGGGCGCGGCGGAGCGGTGA
- a CDS encoding cytochrome P450: MGGHYWTDPAGELRPVVVGAEVDLVISLFTRPGHGPDPRVEHLVGELPDAPLTGAQLRTALGLAGAARTALDSGRRILVRCHCGYNRSGLVVAQCLVDGGLAPSAAIGLVRPWPPYPPRGPRGADRGRSTYGEREITDRRVQAARRYTDAYGPRDRPRCAHATGPGRGGPRMTARAGRGESARFAGAHALPALVRGFVGVRPRAVPGHAGPGRPRWSAATLRALRERHGGAPVLVRGLTGTVLLILDPQDIRQFYAEPVGSLVQPAGEADGNCAHAGIRAGRRAVDDSVLAAGLTVHPSCGAFLSVLTDEARRLTAGRSLELARVRHSVARAARRIVLGDAAAEDTELGRSLGRSHDRAGARIAAYADLAEPHTLIGRARRHADALARPDRHGADQVQADPVGQVRQWLAAFDLVPGVLLRTLLLLGAHPAEQDAVAAEARAAGWVQGADAQGALPRLRACVRESLRLYPAVPDLIRITRAETEWRGVRHPAGTCVVLPVLFHQRDPEHVPAAHVFVPGRWASREADQDVRMAPFSHADGRCPGEQLGLLVTAALCAEVLRGHRVRPVRPVLDPLGPLPAALDPQGIRLRLTRR, translated from the coding sequence ATGGGCGGCCACTACTGGACCGACCCGGCCGGAGAGCTGCGGCCGGTCGTCGTCGGAGCCGAGGTCGACCTCGTCATCAGCCTCTTCACCCGCCCGGGCCACGGCCCCGACCCGCGTGTGGAACACCTGGTCGGCGAGCTGCCCGATGCCCCGCTCACGGGCGCGCAGCTGCGTACCGCCCTCGGCCTCGCCGGAGCCGCCCGCACGGCTCTCGACTCCGGACGGCGGATCCTGGTGCGCTGCCATTGCGGGTACAACCGTTCCGGCCTGGTCGTCGCCCAGTGCCTCGTCGACGGAGGCCTCGCGCCGTCCGCCGCCATCGGCCTGGTCCGCCCGTGGCCCCCGTACCCCCCTCGTGGTCCTCGGGGCGCGGACCGGGGGCGGTCGACGTACGGTGAGCGCGAGATCACCGACCGTCGAGTCCAGGCTGCGCGGAGGTACACGGATGCGTACGGCCCACGAGACCGCCCGCGGTGCGCGCACGCCACCGGCCCCGGCCGCGGAGGCCCCCGTATGACGGCCCGGGCGGGGCGCGGCGAGAGCGCCCGGTTCGCCGGCGCGCATGCGCTGCCGGCCCTTGTACGGGGCTTCGTGGGTGTCCGGCCCCGTGCGGTGCCCGGGCACGCGGGGCCCGGCCGGCCGCGCTGGTCCGCCGCCACCCTGCGGGCCCTGCGCGAGCGGCACGGCGGGGCGCCCGTGCTCGTCCGGGGGCTGACCGGCACCGTCCTGCTCATCCTCGATCCGCAGGACATCCGGCAGTTCTACGCCGAACCCGTCGGCTCCCTCGTCCAGCCCGCCGGAGAGGCGGACGGCAATTGCGCCCACGCCGGGATCCGCGCCGGGCGGCGGGCGGTCGACGACTCCGTGCTCGCCGCGGGGCTGACCGTGCACCCCTCCTGCGGGGCGTTCCTCTCGGTCCTCACCGATGAGGCCCGGCGCCTGACGGCGGGGCGTTCCCTCGAACTCGCCCGCGTCCGGCACTCCGTGGCCCGCGCGGCCCGGCGCATCGTCCTCGGCGACGCGGCCGCCGAGGACACGGAACTCGGCCGCAGCCTCGGGCGTTCCCACGACAGGGCCGGAGCGCGGATCGCCGCGTACGCCGACCTCGCCGAGCCGCACACCCTCATCGGGCGGGCCCGCCGCCATGCGGACGCCCTCGCCCGGCCGGACCGCCACGGGGCGGACCAGGTGCAGGCGGACCCGGTCGGGCAGGTCCGCCAGTGGCTGGCCGCCTTCGACCTCGTCCCCGGCGTGCTGCTGCGCACCCTGCTGCTCCTCGGCGCGCACCCGGCCGAACAGGACGCCGTCGCCGCCGAGGCACGCGCCGCCGGATGGGTGCAGGGCGCCGACGCCCAGGGCGCGCTGCCCCGGCTGCGTGCCTGCGTCCGGGAATCGCTGCGGCTGTATCCGGCCGTCCCCGACCTGATAAGGATCACCCGCGCCGAAACCGAATGGCGGGGCGTGCGGCATCCCGCCGGGACCTGTGTGGTGCTGCCCGTGCTGTTCCACCAGCGCGACCCCGAACACGTGCCGGCCGCGCACGTCTTCGTACCGGGCCGGTGGGCTTCCCGCGAAGCGGACCAAGACGTCCGGATGGCCCCGTTCAGCCATGCCGACGGCCGCTGCCCCGGCGAACAACTGGGGCTGCTGGTCACCGCGGCGCTCTGCGCGGAGGTGCTGCGCGGACACCGGGTCCGGCCCGTCCGGCCCGTGCTCGACCCCCTGGGCCCGCTCCCCGCGGCCCTGGACCCGCAGGGCATCCGCCTGCGCCTGACCCGCCGCTGA
- a CDS encoding DUF4436 family protein, producing the protein MSAVRRRPSGRRIPLLPGLLLLAIVAAVGVGAWLQFGERQAQDTVHTAGRADADRVDIEATIQRVDAAGRELVLRVLVTPRGALAEAGGIAPADDLTLQTSTATRGDLTFKAHQRISSLDVPVALTGGSITDYPFDGYGADVEFAAVLGQEKVPVRVLFSNNDVLFSSTVEASTANDGAAVLDIGLARSNSVLVFAVFMMIAMWALAVSVLIGGWFLVTRRKGLIWPALGWMAATLFALAAFRNTAPGTPPIGCLLDYLAFLWAEILIAFCLITVVVMGIRAESRAEPAADGAVGAVGD; encoded by the coding sequence GTGAGCGCAGTGCGGCGCCGCCCGTCCGGGCGGCGCATCCCCCTGCTGCCGGGGCTGCTCCTGCTCGCGATCGTGGCGGCGGTCGGCGTGGGGGCCTGGCTGCAGTTCGGCGAACGCCAGGCCCAGGACACCGTCCACACCGCGGGCCGGGCCGACGCCGACCGGGTGGACATCGAGGCGACCATCCAGCGCGTCGACGCCGCCGGGCGCGAGCTGGTGCTGCGGGTCCTGGTCACGCCCAGAGGAGCGCTTGCCGAGGCCGGCGGGATCGCACCCGCCGACGACCTCACCCTCCAGACCTCGACGGCCACCCGCGGCGACCTGACCTTCAAGGCCCACCAGCGGATCTCCAGCCTGGACGTGCCGGTGGCCCTGACGGGCGGCTCCATCACGGACTACCCGTTCGACGGCTACGGGGCGGACGTGGAGTTCGCGGCGGTACTGGGCCAGGAGAAGGTTCCGGTGCGGGTCCTGTTCTCCAACAACGACGTGCTCTTCTCGTCCACGGTGGAGGCCTCGACGGCGAACGACGGCGCGGCCGTCCTCGACATCGGGCTGGCCCGTTCCAACAGCGTGCTCGTGTTCGCGGTGTTCATGATGATCGCGATGTGGGCGCTCGCCGTGTCGGTCCTGATCGGCGGGTGGTTCCTCGTCACCCGCCGCAAGGGGCTCATCTGGCCCGCCCTCGGCTGGATGGCCGCCACCCTGTTCGCCCTGGCGGCCTTCCGCAACACCGCCCCGGGCACACCGCCGATCGGCTGCCTCCTCGACTACCTCGCCTTCCTCTGGGCGGAGATCCTCATCGCGTTCTGCCTGATCACCGTCGTCGTCATGGGGATCAGGGCCGAGTCCCGCGCGGAGCCTGCGGCGGACGGGGCCGTGGGGGCGGTCGGGGACTGA